A single window of Penaeus chinensis breed Huanghai No. 1 chromosome 9, ASM1920278v2, whole genome shotgun sequence DNA harbors:
- the LOC125029292 gene encoding putative uncharacterized protein DDB_G0289263, with translation NDNDDNNNNDNNDNDNENNNYNDNNNNDNENNDNNDNNNNNNENNNNNDNNNNDNENNNNNDNDNDNNNNNNNNNNNNNNDNNNNKKKKKKKDNNDKNNKNNNNNNNNNNNNNNNNDNNDSNDNNDDNDINGNNNNNNNNNNYDKKKKKDDDNNNNNNNNDNDNNDSNNNNNNNNNNENYNNNNYNNNNGDNNDDDNNDNDSNINDGHNAANDDDDDDNNINNNDNSNNNNSNNNNNDKNDNNGNNNDNNNNNNNNNNNNNNNNNNSNNNDNSNNKNKNKNSDNNNDSYDNSYNNNTDNKCNDNNNNNDNNNNNNNDNNNNNINNMNNNS, from the coding sequence aatgataatgatgataataacaataatgataataatgataatgataatgaaaataataattataatgataataataataatgataatgaaaataatgataataatgataataataataataataatgaaaataataataataatgataataataataatgataatgaaaataataataataatgataatgataatgataataataataataataataataataataataataataataatgataataataataataagaagaagaagaagaagaaggataataatgataaaaataataaaaataataataataataataataataataataataacaataataacaatgataataatgatagtaatgataataatgatgataatgatattaatggtaataataataataataataataataataattatgataagaagaagaagaaggatgatgataataataataataataacaataatgataatgataataatgatagtaataataataacaataacaataataataatgaaaattataataataataattataataataataatggtgataataatgatgatgataataatgataatgatagtaatattaatgatggtcataatgctgctaatgatgatgatgatgatgataataatattaataataacgataatagtaataataataacagcaacaacaataataatgataaaaatgataacaatggtaataataatgataataataataataataataataataataataataataataataataataataatagtaataacaatgataatagtaataataagaataagaataagaatagtgataataacaatgatagttacgataatagttataataacaatactgataataaatgtaatgataataacaataataatgataataataataataataacaacgataataataataataatattaataatatgaataacaatagt